The following proteins come from a genomic window of Thiothrix winogradskyi:
- a CDS encoding conjugal transfer protein TraF → MLHCLCWLAILAVWLPPAHAADPWYGDKERGWFWKEQPPPPPKPPQPQEVKPVVATPPASTQPPTATAEMAALKARLEEAKNAAILRPTPPNVATYLAMQEQAMDSAMLFTDMAQRVRWADPTLDYSFTHPTAAGGVRVDRQLTRAEEKATLNAVAKENGIFFFFKQNCPFCVEQGRILQALREAYPITVMAVSLDGATNPYFPDAKPDNGIAARMGVQDAPAMFIVNPQTQASLPLGYGVVPLDEIESRIRRLVTQPPGVY, encoded by the coding sequence ATGCTGCATTGTTTGTGCTGGCTGGCAATCCTTGCCGTGTGGTTGCCGCCTGCCCATGCGGCTGACCCGTGGTATGGCGACAAGGAGCGGGGTTGGTTCTGGAAGGAACAACCACCGCCGCCACCCAAGCCACCTCAACCGCAGGAGGTAAAACCCGTGGTTGCCACCCCACCAGCATCCACCCAGCCGCCCACGGCAACGGCGGAGATGGCAGCACTCAAGGCACGGCTGGAAGAGGCCAAGAACGCGGCGATCTTGCGTCCCACCCCGCCCAACGTCGCAACCTATCTGGCAATGCAGGAACAGGCCATGGATAGCGCCATGCTGTTTACCGACATGGCGCAACGGGTACGCTGGGCTGACCCTACGCTGGATTACTCGTTTACCCACCCCACGGCGGCAGGCGGAGTGCGGGTAGACCGCCAACTGACCCGCGCTGAGGAAAAGGCGACGCTCAATGCCGTGGCAAAAGAGAACGGCATCTTCTTCTTTTTCAAACAGAACTGCCCGTTCTGTGTTGAGCAGGGCAGGATTTTGCAAGCCTTGAGGGAGGCATACCCCATAACGGTGATGGCTGTCTCGCTGGACGGGGCAACTAACCCGTATTTCCCCGATGCCAAGCCGGATAACGGCATCGCCGCCCGCATGGGGGTACAGGATGCGCCCGCCATGTTCATCGTCAACCCCCAAACACAGGCATCCCTGCCGCTGGGCTATGGGGTGGTGCCGCTAGACGAAATAGAAAGCCGTATACGGCGCTTGGTCACACAACCACCGGGAGTGTATTGA
- a CDS encoding metalloregulator ArsR/SmtB family transcription factor, whose translation MLLEDFTKSLSDQTRLRILLLLVDGSERCVCELTQALELAQPKISRHLAVLRESGLLQDRKAGLWVYYRLHPELPTWAVQALACLQTGASHETLYQTDRQHLAVSERQNTSCQP comes from the coding sequence ATGCTGCTTGAAGATTTCACCAAATCCCTGTCTGACCAGACCCGTTTACGCATCCTGCTGTTGCTGGTGGACGGCTCTGAACGTTGCGTGTGTGAGTTGACGCAGGCGCTGGAACTGGCGCAGCCGAAAATTTCCCGCCATCTGGCGGTACTGCGCGAAAGTGGCCTGTTACAAGACCGCAAGGCGGGGCTGTGGGTGTATTACCGTTTGCATCCTGAGCTGCCGACGTGGGCGGTGCAGGCGCTGGCTTGCCTGCAAACGGGTGCATCCCATGAAACCTTATACCAGACAGACAGGCAACACCTTGCCGTTTCCGAGCGGCAAAACACTTCATGCCAGCCGTAG
- the arsJ gene encoding organoarsenical effux MFS transporter ArsJ, giving the protein MTLDLRNYLTVTLGYWAFTLTDGAIRMLVVLYFHQLGYSPFQVAMLFLFYEFFGIVTNLVGGWLAARLGLNVTMHLGMAMQVLALGMLMPTQWLSVPYVMFAQALSGIAKDLNKMSAKSSVKTLVPKGADARLFKWVAILTGSKNALKGVGFFLGAALLQTIGFQMALLVLALSLFAVTILTLLLLPDDLGKAKDKPKFTQVFSNNAAINWLSAARFFLFGARDVWFVVAVPVFMVGVLGWNFMQVGTFMAAWVIGYGVVQASAPSLLGLKQHAPGAGSAQVWALLLMLVPVGIALALAQGWDSGTVLVVGLLVFGVVFAINSALHSYLILAYADHDKVALKVGFYYMANAGGRLAGTVLSGWSYQQYGLEGCLWLSAGFVLAALLLSLRLPAGTEHAA; this is encoded by the coding sequence ATGACCCTCGACCTGCGCAACTACCTCACTGTCACGCTCGGCTACTGGGCTTTCACCCTCACCGATGGCGCAATCCGTATGCTGGTGGTGCTGTATTTCCACCAGTTGGGCTATTCGCCGTTTCAGGTGGCGATGCTGTTTTTGTTCTACGAATTCTTTGGCATTGTCACCAATCTGGTCGGCGGTTGGCTGGCAGCACGGCTGGGGCTGAATGTAACCATGCACTTGGGGATGGCGATGCAGGTGCTGGCGTTGGGAATGCTGATGCCGACGCAGTGGCTTTCCGTGCCGTATGTGATGTTTGCGCAGGCGCTCTCCGGCATTGCCAAGGACTTGAATAAAATGTCGGCGAAATCGAGCGTAAAAACCCTCGTGCCGAAAGGGGCGGATGCACGCCTGTTCAAGTGGGTGGCGATACTCACGGGTTCCAAGAATGCGTTGAAAGGGGTGGGCTTTTTCCTCGGTGCAGCCTTGCTGCAAACAATCGGTTTTCAGATGGCCTTGCTGGTGTTGGCGTTGAGCCTGTTTGCTGTGACCATCCTGACCTTGCTATTGCTGCCAGATGATTTGGGTAAGGCGAAAGATAAGCCTAAATTTACGCAGGTTTTTTCCAACAATGCCGCTATCAACTGGCTGTCGGCAGCGCGGTTTTTCCTGTTCGGGGCGCGGGATGTGTGGTTTGTGGTCGCAGTACCGGTGTTCATGGTCGGAGTGCTGGGTTGGAATTTCATGCAGGTCGGCACCTTCATGGCAGCTTGGGTGATTGGCTACGGCGTGGTGCAGGCAAGTGCGCCGAGCTTGCTGGGGCTGAAGCAACATGCACCGGGGGCAGGTTCCGCACAAGTGTGGGCGTTGCTGCTGATGCTGGTTCCGGTGGGCATCGCGCTGGCTTTAGCGCAAGGCTGGGATTCGGGCACGGTGCTGGTGGTGGGTTTGCTGGTGTTCGGGGTGGTATTTGCGATCAATTCCGCGCTGCATTCCTACCTGATTCTGGCGTATGCTGACCACGACAAGGTGGCCTTGAAAGTCGGTTTTTACTACATGGCAAATGCCGGTGGGCGGCTGGCGGGAACGGTGCTGTCCGGCTGGTCGTACCAGCAGTACGGGCTGGAAGGCTGCCTGTGGTTGTCCGCCGGGTTTGTGCTGGCGGCCTTGTTATTGTCACTGCGCTTACCTGCTGGAACTGAACATGCTGCTTGA
- a CDS encoding ArsJ-associated glyceraldehyde-3-phosphate dehydrogenase, whose product MANIGINGFGRMGRLGIRVAWGNPAFTFQQVNEIAGNAATSAHLLKFDSVQGIWQPECSADEANMYVDGAAIAYTSNKSIEDTDWSGCDIVLECSGKFRKVEQLQAYFDQGVKKVIVAAPVEGALNIVYGVNDDWYKPEEHHLLTAASCTTNCLAPVVKVMHEKVGIKHGCMTTLHNITNTQTIIDKGHKDLRRARACGESMIPTTTGSAKAITKIFPELAGKLNGHAVRIPLLNASLTDFVFEAAREVTAEELNGYFKEASETYLKGILGYEERPLVSVDFKGDPRSSIIDAPSTMVINGTQVKIYAWYDNEWGYMNRMMELTGKVVASL is encoded by the coding sequence ATGGCAAACATCGGCATCAACGGCTTCGGGCGCATGGGGCGTTTAGGCATCCGCGTAGCCTGGGGCAACCCGGCTTTCACCTTCCAACAGGTCAATGAAATTGCAGGCAATGCGGCGACTTCCGCACACTTGCTGAAATTTGATTCCGTGCAAGGCATCTGGCAACCGGAATGCAGCGCGGATGAGGCCAACATGTACGTTGACGGTGCAGCGATTGCTTATACCTCCAACAAATCCATCGAAGACACTGACTGGTCAGGTTGCGACATTGTGCTGGAATGCAGTGGCAAGTTCCGTAAGGTCGAGCAATTGCAGGCGTATTTCGACCAAGGCGTGAAGAAGGTGATCGTGGCAGCCCCAGTAGAGGGTGCGCTGAACATCGTTTACGGTGTCAACGATGATTGGTACAAACCCGAAGAACATCACTTGCTGACTGCCGCTTCCTGCACCACCAACTGCCTTGCCCCAGTGGTCAAGGTTATGCACGAAAAGGTCGGTATCAAGCACGGCTGCATGACCACTTTGCACAATATTACCAATACCCAAACCATTATCGACAAGGGCCACAAGGATCTGCGCCGCGCACGGGCGTGCGGCGAATCCATGATCCCCACCACCACAGGTTCTGCCAAAGCCATCACCAAAATCTTCCCCGAATTGGCGGGCAAGCTCAACGGTCATGCGGTACGCATACCGCTGTTGAATGCTTCCCTGACCGACTTTGTATTTGAAGCGGCGCGTGAAGTGACGGCGGAAGAGCTGAATGGCTATTTCAAGGAAGCCTCCGAAACCTACCTGAAAGGCATCCTTGGTTACGAAGAGCGCCCGCTGGTGTCAGTGGATTTCAAAGGCGACCCGCGTTCATCCATCATCGACGCACCATCCACGATGGTGATCAATGGCACACAAGTAAAAATTTATGCGTGGTATGACAATGAATGGGGCTATATGAACCGCATGATGGAACTCACTGGCAAAGTCGTGGCAAGTCTGTAA
- a CDS encoding conjugal transfer protein TraG N-terminal domain-containing protein — MILAVDIYTFGSGSYVVEALQSIKMFMGSSSYVTLVRIAGLIGLLWVLLAALRNKSGGIIQADWSWLLFFAFFYTGLIVPKVDVIINDPLDPPTVASPVVTEVPVGVAYLAYVTSGIGRGMTKAYETFITPIGDSQYSKNGMLFGANVMRSYGEMEFPDASYSADMNQFIGHCLFPQLTTGDLSLDAMSTASDLWAYLKTKGQTNRWISLSDGVVRTCMDAANYLDGKLNRQVYKAAGMAGQKLWPTKNLSSAQAAFLAGAGGATATAFLGITQTAADLTRQAMMVRAVSGALEGASIDSGNEAMAQAVYQAKAEAQQRNMYLTMGNMAGRTLPVMKAVMEAIAYAIAPLVFLFILMPGGLVAFGQYALFMVWLQMWPILYAIINSVMYWYGSQNSLNSALLSDGSYGMTLESLNSIVSVNADMVALGGYMAVSIPMIAYMLLKGGMSAGGSIYSGLMQPASSAAAASATEQTNGSLTMNTLTMDQAGWGNMSANKMDINRSMSAGMTTTTDAETGTTSTQLSGAGGTITTMLKSDYAYNTQMGNALKSSVNTSASQSVQAARTDASEYMASTTALFSKMQSVNHQVQQSLNTTDTATQQKSSQLASALENMQQAATSLAADTGMSYNTSLGLLGSIGSGIGLSGGSNARTQEAYKQATQIADSTGFKESMQTALSLSSQLAATQQAGVSDAAGSALQAGIQQNNALVEKAAASFQRAENWSQVQARMEENGVTFSGEISNLMQRELGIGRDEFVGMQRAAEQGDSHAVWRLNELVDTFVAKHGHTLLGVEDAPTQGRVFDTHAANQAAITAQGGTSIRHLQNDGAGRIGQAADTAHLAIGSTAPAGYQAIRDGAQAGMAYDGNHLQVGRDNLQQRHDHQAALIGDMANRDAGEAGLERTSDNVLAAVLEPVGDTLKFANKGMVDMAATASGLSAGVAGAVERAVTGQEQDWNADYGYGFNRVAQHPLLAPSEHGSTQQIKDELFGNGTNAEMPAAPADSVPQGNPVASGGRISSGFGERFHPVDQVWKTHHGLDIAAPAGTPVEAAAAGTVAFAGERGGYGNLVIIDHGNGVETRYAHLQALGVEAGQRVEERAELGTVGSTGKSTGNHLHYEVREEGEPVDPKKYLG; from the coding sequence ATGATCCTGGCAGTGGATATTTACACCTTTGGCAGTGGCTCGTATGTGGTGGAAGCCTTGCAGTCCATCAAGATGTTCATGGGTTCCAGCAGTTACGTGACCTTGGTGCGCATTGCAGGCTTGATTGGGCTGTTGTGGGTGCTGCTGGCGGCCTTGCGCAACAAATCCGGTGGCATCATCCAAGCGGATTGGTCGTGGCTGCTGTTCTTTGCTTTTTTCTACACCGGCTTGATTGTGCCGAAGGTGGATGTGATCATCAATGACCCGCTTGACCCGCCCACCGTCGCCTCCCCGGTAGTGACGGAGGTGCCGGTTGGGGTGGCTTATCTTGCCTACGTCACCAGCGGTATTGGTCGGGGGATGACCAAAGCCTACGAAACCTTCATTACCCCGATTGGTGACAGCCAGTACAGCAAAAACGGGATGCTGTTTGGCGCAAACGTGATGCGCTCCTACGGCGAGATGGAATTCCCCGATGCCAGCTATTCCGCTGACATGAACCAGTTCATTGGGCATTGCCTGTTCCCACAGCTCACCACCGGTGACTTGTCGCTGGATGCGATGAGCACTGCCAGTGATTTGTGGGCATACCTGAAAACCAAGGGGCAAACCAACCGCTGGATCAGCTTGAGCGATGGCGTGGTGCGGACGTGTATGGACGCCGCGAACTATCTGGATGGCAAACTCAATAGGCAGGTTTACAAAGCGGCGGGGATGGCAGGGCAAAAACTGTGGCCTACCAAGAACCTCTCCAGTGCGCAGGCCGCGTTTCTTGCCGGGGCAGGCGGGGCAACCGCGACGGCGTTTCTGGGGATCACCCAAACGGCAGCAGACCTGACCCGGCAAGCCATGATGGTCAGGGCGGTCTCCGGCGCACTCGAAGGGGCCAGCATTGATTCCGGCAATGAGGCGATGGCGCAAGCGGTGTATCAGGCCAAGGCGGAAGCGCAACAGCGCAATATGTATTTGACGATGGGCAACATGGCAGGGCGTACCTTGCCGGTAATGAAAGCGGTCATGGAGGCGATTGCCTACGCCATTGCCCCGCTGGTGTTCCTGTTCATCCTGATGCCGGGTGGTTTGGTGGCGTTTGGGCAATACGCGCTGTTCATGGTGTGGTTGCAGATGTGGCCTATCCTCTACGCCATCATCAATTCGGTGATGTACTGGTACGGCTCGCAAAATAGCCTGAATTCGGCATTATTGTCGGACGGCTCCTACGGCATGACGCTGGAAAGCCTGAATTCGATTGTCTCGGTGAATGCCGACATGGTGGCATTGGGTGGCTACATGGCGGTCAGCATCCCGATGATTGCCTACATGTTACTCAAAGGCGGGATGAGTGCGGGTGGCAGCATTTACAGCGGGTTGATGCAGCCTGCCAGCAGCGCAGCGGCAGCCTCCGCCACCGAACAGACCAACGGTTCACTGACCATGAATACCCTGACGATGGATCAGGCCGGATGGGGCAATATGTCCGCCAACAAGATGGACATTAACCGCAGTATGTCGGCGGGGATGACCACTACCACGGATGCAGAAACCGGGACAACCAGCACCCAACTGTCAGGGGCTGGCGGCACAATCACCACCATGCTCAAAAGCGATTACGCCTACAACACCCAGATGGGCAATGCGCTCAAGTCGTCGGTCAATACCAGCGCCAGCCAATCGGTGCAGGCAGCCCGCACGGATGCCAGCGAATACATGGCGTCCACCACCGCACTGTTCAGCAAGATGCAGTCGGTCAACCACCAAGTCCAGCAGTCACTCAACACGACGGACACCGCTACCCAACAAAAGTCCAGCCAACTCGCCAGTGCTTTGGAAAACATGCAGCAGGCGGCTACCAGTTTGGCGGCAGATACCGGCATGAGTTACAACACCAGTTTGGGGTTACTGGGCAGCATTGGCAGTGGCATTGGCTTGTCGGGTGGCTCCAATGCCAGAACCCAGGAAGCCTACAAACAGGCTACCCAAATTGCCGATAGCACCGGGTTCAAAGAATCCATGCAAACCGCACTCTCCCTCTCCAGCCAACTGGCGGCAACCCAACAAGCCGGGGTTTCTGATGCAGCAGGCAGTGCCTTGCAAGCAGGTATCCAGCAAAACAACGCGCTGGTAGAGAAGGCGGCAGCCTCCTTCCAACGTGCCGAAAACTGGTCACAGGTACAAGCCCGTATGGAAGAAAACGGCGTGACCTTCTCTGGGGAGATCAGCAACCTGATGCAGCGTGAGTTGGGTATCGGGCGGGATGAATTTGTGGGGATGCAGCGTGCCGCCGAACAGGGGGATAGCCATGCCGTATGGCGCTTGAATGAGCTGGTGGACACCTTCGTGGCAAAACACGGGCATACGCTGCTGGGTGTGGAGGATGCACCGACCCAAGGGCGGGTATTCGACACCCATGCCGCCAACCAAGCGGCTATCACCGCCCAAGGCGGTACGAGTATCCGTCACCTGCAAAACGACGGGGCGGGCAGGATTGGGCAAGCGGCTGATACAGCCCATCTGGCTATTGGCAGTACCGCCCCGGCAGGCTATCAGGCCATCCGTGATGGCGCACAGGCGGGCATGGCCTACGACGGCAATCACCTCCAAGTAGGTCGGGATAACCTGCAACAGCGGCATGACCATCAGGCTGCCCTGATCGGTGACATGGCAAACCGGGATGCGGGAGAGGCGGGTCTTGAACGTACTTCCGACAATGTACTGGCGGCAGTCCTCGAACCCGTGGGGGATACGCTCAAATTTGCCAACAAGGGGATGGTGGATATGGCGGCTACCGCATCAGGGTTATCGGCTGGGGTAGCGGGAGCCGTTGAACGGGCGGTGACAGGTCAAGAGCAAGACTGGAATGCCGATTATGGCTATGGTTTTAACCGGGTTGCCCAACACCCGCTGCTCGCGCCTTCTGAACACGGCTCTACTCAGCAGATTAAGGATGAACTGTTTGGGAATGGCACAAACGCGGAAATGCCTGCTGCACCTGCCGACAGTGTGCCGCAGGGCAACCCAGTGGCAAGCGGTGGGCGCATCAGCTCCGGTTTTGGAGAACGCTTCCACCCGGTTGATCAGGTCTGGAAAACCCATCACGGGCTGGACATTGCCGCCCCGGCAGGGACACCCGTTGAAGCCGCCGCCGCCGGAACCGTAGCGTTTGCCGGGGAACGGGGTGGTTATGGCAATCTGGTGATCATTGACCACGGCAATGGGGTAGAAACCCGCTACGCGCATCTGCAAGCACTGGGGGTGGAAGCAGGCCAAAGGGTAGAGGAAAGGGCTGAACTCGGTACTGTCGGCTCCACCGGAAAATCCACTGGCAACCACTTGCATTACGAGGTCAGGGAAGAGGGTGAGCCGGTTGACCCCAAGAAGTACCTTGGCTGA
- a CDS encoding S26 family signal peptidase: MATPERLKKARRLRNYLLLSLGVGVVWGAALLWVVAHYRLAGNETDSLPDRFFIIEQGLHPVLRDELLAFHVGTGVRHYPSGMVWVKIVVGLPGDSIEWHGDVVTVAGKVVGKAKAVNRFGETLARTPAGIIPAGHYFVATPHPDSYDSRYSDIGLISAAQIAGRVVW, encoded by the coding sequence ATGGCAACACCGGAACGCTTGAAAAAAGCCCGTAGGTTACGCAACTACCTGCTGCTGTCATTAGGCGTGGGAGTGGTTTGGGGAGCGGCACTGCTGTGGGTGGTTGCGCATTACCGCCTGGCAGGCAATGAAACCGACAGCCTGCCTGACAGGTTTTTCATCATAGAACAGGGGCTGCATCCCGTGCTGCGGGATGAATTGCTGGCCTTCCATGTCGGGACGGGTGTGCGCCATTACCCCAGCGGCATGGTCTGGGTGAAAATCGTGGTGGGCTTGCCGGGGGATAGCATCGAATGGCACGGTGATGTGGTGACAGTTGCAGGCAAGGTGGTGGGCAAGGCCAAAGCGGTTAACCGTTTTGGGGAAACGCTGGCACGGACACCGGCAGGTATCATCCCCGCCGGGCATTACTTTGTCGCCACCCCGCACCCGGATTCCTACGACAGCCGTTACAGCGATATTGGTTTGATCAGTGCTGCCCAGATTGCTGGACGGGTCGTATGGTAA
- a CDS encoding conjugal transfer protein TraH → MQPLLRTLPKTAQAVCLAALLLSGTAQADLESNMNAYYGSLSGAASISPTSMYQGQSAGYFSGGGIRVRTPVNNYQLLSFQAPNLKYGCGGIDAFLGGFSFINKEQIVAMARQIGSSAVSTAFYLALDSMSPELSQNMKMLQEWANKANQFSINSCEAGTKMGASLWRTMGGDKEAFCNRAKTGKGVVADEFTARTVCQTDGWDFSWVPGVTPAASDAEEQKLKQMAAGNIVWRALKSAGIKDDGLAELIMSVTGTIIIPMGNSKNPQQARPAPAVLQYDELRGGDANFTLLSCGGEYKECLTPAAIPYTNSKKLAVLRERIQGGIAWVAESVKDPNKNIANCPLSVCPSASDALTVLELSEYPLFALIQAEYDAGMSGDMVANEYRELLIQEITYRFFSKAATPLLTALANDGATVAGTEGMRKQMSDHLQGVLAAAQGKLNAETVKRGGLGAVMSTYTQMKKFATARYSPSLTQRLRLAQVLRR, encoded by the coding sequence ATGCAGCCTCTACTACGAACCCTGCCCAAAACCGCGCAAGCCGTGTGCCTTGCCGCCCTGCTATTGTCCGGCACGGCGCAAGCCGATCTGGAAAGTAACATGAATGCCTATTACGGCTCCTTGAGCGGTGCAGCCAGTATTTCCCCTACCTCGATGTACCAAGGGCAATCCGCTGGGTATTTTTCCGGTGGCGGTATCCGTGTCCGCACCCCGGTCAATAACTACCAGTTACTCAGCTTCCAGGCTCCTAACCTGAAGTACGGCTGCGGGGGGATTGATGCGTTTCTGGGTGGGTTCAGCTTTATCAACAAAGAGCAGATTGTGGCGATGGCACGGCAAATCGGTTCATCCGCTGTCTCCACCGCGTTCTATCTGGCGCTCGACTCGATGTCACCCGAGTTGAGCCAGAACATGAAAATGTTGCAAGAATGGGCGAACAAGGCCAACCAGTTCAGTATCAACTCGTGTGAGGCGGGGACGAAAATGGGAGCATCGTTGTGGCGCACCATGGGCGGGGATAAGGAAGCCTTTTGTAACCGTGCCAAAACCGGCAAGGGTGTGGTGGCGGATGAGTTTACCGCCCGCACCGTATGCCAAACCGATGGCTGGGATTTCAGTTGGGTTCCCGGTGTAACTCCGGCTGCCAGCGATGCCGAGGAGCAGAAACTCAAGCAGATGGCGGCAGGCAATATTGTCTGGCGGGCGCTGAAATCCGCCGGTATCAAGGATGATGGCCTTGCCGAGCTGATCATGTCGGTCACGGGAACCATCATTATCCCGATGGGTAATTCCAAAAACCCGCAGCAAGCCCGACCCGCTCCTGCCGTGCTGCAATACGACGAACTGCGGGGTGGGGATGCCAACTTTACCTTGCTAAGCTGTGGTGGTGAATATAAGGAATGCCTGACCCCAGCGGCTATCCCCTACACCAACAGCAAAAAGCTGGCAGTGTTGCGTGAGCGCATTCAGGGCGGAATCGCGTGGGTGGCGGAGTCCGTCAAAGACCCCAACAAGAATATTGCCAACTGCCCGCTCAGTGTTTGCCCCAGTGCTTCGGATGCCCTGACGGTGCTGGAGCTGTCCGAATACCCCCTTTTTGCGCTGATCCAGGCCGAATACGACGCGGGCATGAGTGGGGATATGGTAGCCAATGAATACCGCGAACTGCTGATTCAGGAAATCACCTACCGCTTTTTCTCCAAGGCCGCCACCCCGTTGTTGACGGCACTCGCCAACGACGGAGCCACCGTAGCCGGTACAGAAGGGATGCGCAAGCAGATGTCTGACCACTTGCAAGGGGTGTTGGCAGCGGCACAAGGTAAATTGAATGCCGAAACGGTCAAGCGTGGCGGTTTGGGTGCGGTCATGAGTACTTACACCCAGATGAAAAAGTTTGCCACCGCCCGCTATTCCCCTTCACTCACCCAGCGTTTGCGGCTGGCACAAGTCTTGAGGCGCTAA